A DNA window from Phoenix dactylifera cultivar Barhee BC4 unplaced genomic scaffold, palm_55x_up_171113_PBpolish2nd_filt_p 000090F, whole genome shotgun sequence contains the following coding sequences:
- the LOC103697079 gene encoding uncharacterized protein LOC103697079, translated as MPPPPSPTTAITTSFPPPPPNLIFYSAAAAAAAAALSFLFLLEPPHLLHPLLRFRRRRRSRCLETSAMRRPAAPLAFSSPDSLSEWLKPRLPSDALASWGVAPGTKTLHNLWLEISHGETSLFPSDEEGSSSLALRAVHVATVRVRNPRGALLIESHQLLSDGTIRPRRRPLSEKMRPGESIEDAAARAVMEELGKEAVKILPGSYEIKVEERASASYPGLPARYVLHSVEAEVEGLPQEGEFSTEETGEAVEAREKAVFVRRHFWNWVDDDGSV; from the coding sequence ATGCCCCCACCTCCTAGCCCTACCACCGCCATCACGacttccttccctcctcctcccccaaaTCTCATATTCTACTCcgctgccgccgccgctgccgccgctGCTCTCTCCTTCCTGTTCCTCCTCGAACCCCCTCATCTCCTCCACCCACTTCTTCgcttccgccgccgccgccgcagccgCTGCCTCGAAACCTCTGCGATGCGCCGCCCCGCCGCCCCCCTCGCCTTCTCGTCGCCGGATTCTCTCTCCGAATGGCTCAAACCCCGCCTCCCCTCCGACGCCCTCGCTTCCTGGGGCGTCGCCCCCGGCACCAAGACCCTCCACAACCTCTGGCTCGAGATTTCCCACGGCGAGACCTCCCTCTTCCCCTCGGACGAGGAGGGATCCTCTTCCCTCGCCCTCCGCGCCGTCCACGTCGCCACCGTCCGTGTCCGTAACCCCCGCGGCGCCCTCCTCATCGAATCCCACCAGCTCCTCTCCGACGGCACCATCAGGCCCCGCCGCCGCCCGTTGTCGGAGAAGATGCGCCCTGGGGAATCCATCGAGGACGCTGCCGCCCGGGCCGTCATGGAGGAGCTTGGGAAAGAGGCGGTGAAAATTTTGCCGGGGTCTTATGAGATAAAGGTGGAGGAGAGGGCGTCGGCGTCGTATCCGGGCCTGCCGGCGCGGTATGTGCTGCACTCGGTGGAGGCCGAGGTAGAGGGGCTGCCGCAGGAGGGCGAATTCTCGACGGAAGAGACGGGGGAAGCCGTCGAGGCCCGGGAGAAGGCGGTCTTTGTTCGGAGGCATTTCTGGAACTGGGTGGATGATGATGGCAGCGTTTGA